In Xanthomonas sacchari, a genomic segment contains:
- the infB gene encoding translation initiation factor IF-2 — protein sequence MSQQTTIRKLAELVNTPVEKLLVQLADAGMKFSGPDQVVTSTEKMKLLGFLRRTHGKTDKPVEEEAQAAPKKITLNRRKLQEVTVSAGRSKTTVNVEVRQKRTYVKSAEDLAAERAAPAAGGRVDDERAEILRKLEESKQRNLAEQQKLAEQDRARAEEIERKRKAEQEARERAEAEQRAAQAALEAASAPPAATPSAAPAADRSAAAPAAPRAPRPAVAPRPAGAAHPAKPAAPRSDDRNNANNKHKTRGSHVMVAGVEDDDSTSRFAGQLHLSAADRARRSNVRGKPRGGSHSGGRRQAEPSRSGGGAHGFERPTAPVVREVAIGDTITVADLAQKLALKGGDVVKALFKMGVMATITQSIDHDTAALVTEELGHKPVRAGSADAEDALLAHTEDAQGEKLPRPPVVTIMGHVDHGKTSLLDYIRRTKVASGEAGGITQHIGAYHVETDRGVISFLDTPGHAAFTSMRARGAKLTDIVVLVVAADDGVMPQTVEAVKHAKAAGVPLIVAVNKIDKSGADPLRVKNELLAQDVVAEEFGGDTQFVELSAKTGQGIDTLLDAISLQAEVLELRAVAEGRASGVVIESSLDKGRGPVATVLVQQGALKKGDYLVCGIQYGRVRALFDETGKQPDSAGPSIPVQVLGLSGVPDAGDDFVVVDDERLAKDVAQQRETKRRESRLVSSAGSRMEDIMSQLGKGEGQLSLNLVIKADVQGSVEALKQSLTALSNEQIRINVIHSGVGGITESDANSALASKATVIGFNVRADASARRIIETNGIDLRYFSIIYDVIDQVKQVASGLLGVEIREEIIGIAQVRDVFRSSKFGAVAGCMVVEGVVKRNKPIRVLRDNTVVFEGELESLRRFKENVDEVRNGTECGIGVKAYNDVKAGDQIECFERIEVQRTL from the coding sequence ATGTCGCAGCAAACCACCATCCGCAAGCTGGCCGAACTGGTGAACACGCCGGTCGAGAAACTGCTGGTTCAACTGGCTGACGCCGGGATGAAGTTCAGCGGTCCCGACCAGGTCGTCACCAGCACCGAAAAGATGAAGCTGCTGGGCTTCCTGCGCCGTACCCACGGCAAGACCGACAAGCCGGTCGAGGAAGAGGCCCAGGCGGCGCCGAAGAAGATCACCCTGAACCGGCGCAAGCTGCAGGAAGTGACGGTCAGCGCCGGGCGCAGCAAGACCACGGTCAACGTCGAGGTCAGGCAGAAGCGCACCTACGTGAAGTCGGCCGAGGACCTGGCCGCCGAGCGTGCGGCGCCGGCCGCGGGCGGACGGGTGGACGACGAGCGCGCCGAGATCCTGCGCAAGCTGGAGGAATCCAAGCAGCGCAACCTGGCCGAGCAGCAGAAGCTCGCCGAGCAGGACCGTGCGCGCGCCGAGGAAATCGAGCGCAAGCGCAAGGCCGAGCAGGAAGCGCGCGAGCGCGCCGAGGCCGAGCAACGCGCGGCCCAGGCCGCGCTGGAAGCCGCGTCGGCGCCGCCGGCCGCGACTCCGTCTGCGGCGCCTGCCGCCGACCGCAGCGCCGCCGCCCCCGCCGCGCCGCGCGCGCCGCGTCCGGCGGTGGCACCGCGTCCGGCCGGTGCGGCACATCCGGCCAAGCCGGCGGCGCCGCGCAGCGACGACCGCAACAATGCCAACAACAAGCACAAGACCCGCGGCTCGCACGTGATGGTCGCCGGGGTCGAGGACGACGACAGCACCAGCCGCTTCGCCGGCCAGCTGCACCTGTCCGCGGCCGACCGCGCGCGCCGTTCCAACGTGCGCGGCAAGCCGCGCGGCGGCAGCCACAGCGGCGGCCGTCGCCAGGCCGAGCCGTCGCGCAGCGGCGGCGGCGCGCATGGCTTCGAGCGTCCCACCGCACCGGTGGTGCGCGAAGTGGCGATCGGCGACACCATCACCGTGGCCGACCTGGCGCAGAAGCTCGCGCTGAAGGGCGGCGACGTGGTCAAGGCGCTGTTCAAGATGGGCGTGATGGCCACCATCACCCAGTCCATCGACCACGACACCGCTGCGCTGGTGACCGAGGAACTCGGCCACAAGCCGGTGCGTGCGGGCAGTGCCGACGCCGAGGACGCGCTGCTGGCGCACACCGAGGACGCGCAGGGCGAGAAGCTGCCGCGGCCGCCGGTGGTCACCATCATGGGCCACGTCGACCACGGCAAGACCTCGCTGCTGGACTACATCCGTCGCACCAAGGTCGCCTCGGGCGAAGCCGGCGGCATCACCCAGCACATCGGCGCGTACCACGTCGAGACCGACCGCGGCGTCATCAGCTTCCTGGACACCCCGGGCCATGCCGCGTTCACCTCGATGCGCGCGCGCGGCGCCAAGCTCACCGACATCGTGGTGCTGGTGGTCGCGGCCGACGACGGCGTGATGCCGCAGACGGTCGAGGCGGTCAAGCATGCGAAGGCGGCCGGCGTGCCGCTGATCGTGGCGGTCAACAAGATCGACAAGTCCGGCGCCGATCCGCTGCGGGTCAAGAACGAGCTGCTGGCGCAGGACGTGGTCGCCGAAGAGTTCGGCGGCGACACCCAGTTCGTCGAACTCTCGGCCAAGACCGGCCAGGGCATCGACACGCTGCTGGATGCGATCTCGCTGCAGGCCGAAGTGCTGGAACTGCGGGCGGTGGCCGAAGGCCGCGCCAGCGGCGTGGTGATCGAGTCCTCGCTGGACAAGGGCCGCGGCCCGGTGGCGACGGTGCTGGTGCAGCAGGGCGCGCTGAAGAAGGGCGACTACCTGGTGTGCGGCATCCAGTACGGCCGCGTGCGTGCGCTGTTCGACGAGACCGGCAAGCAGCCCGATTCCGCGGGTCCGTCGATCCCGGTGCAGGTGCTGGGCCTGTCCGGCGTGCCGGATGCCGGCGACGACTTCGTGGTCGTCGACGACGAGCGCCTGGCCAAGGACGTGGCGCAGCAGCGCGAGACCAAGCGCCGCGAGTCGCGCCTGGTGTCCTCGGCGGGCAGCCGCATGGAAGACATCATGTCGCAGCTCGGCAAGGGCGAAGGCCAGCTGTCGCTGAACCTGGTGATCAAGGCCGACGTGCAGGGTTCGGTGGAAGCGCTGAAGCAGTCGCTGACCGCGCTGTCCAACGAGCAGATCCGCATCAACGTGATCCACTCCGGCGTGGGCGGCATCACCGAGTCCGATGCGAACTCGGCGCTGGCGTCCAAGGCCACGGTGATCGGCTTCAACGTGCGTGCCGACGCCTCGGCGCGGCGCATCATCGAGACCAACGGCATCGACCTGCGTTACTTCTCGATCATCTACGACGTGATCGACCAGGTGAAGCAGGTGGCGTCCGGCCTGCTGGGCGTGGAGATCCGCGAAGAGATCATCGGTATCGCCCAGGTGCGCGACGTGTTCCGCAGCTCCAAGTTCGGCGCCGTCGCCGGCTGCATGGTGGTGGAGGGCGTGGTCAAGCGCAACAAGCCGATCCGCGTGCTGCGCGACAACACCGTGGTGTTCGAGGGCGAGCTGGAGTCGCTGCGTCGCTTCAAGGAGAACGTCGACGAAGTGCGCAACGGCACCGAGTGCGGTATCGGCGTGAAGGCCTACAACGACGTCAAGGCCGGCGACCAGATCGAGTGCTTCGAGCGCATCGAAGTGCAGCGTACGCTGTAA
- the nusA gene encoding transcription termination factor NusA, with product MSKELLLVVDAVANEKGVPREVIFDAIEAALASAAKKRYPDQDVLTRVTIDHKDGTYETFRRWEVVADDVVMESPDRQIRLMDAVDEAEGVDVGDYIEEQIENPDFGRIAAQAAKQVIVQRVREAERQQVVDAWKDRVGELVTGVVKRAERGNIYVDLGGNAEAFIPKDKGIPRDVLRAGDRVRGYLAEVRSEPRGPQLFISRAAPEFMIELFKLEVPEVGQGLVEIKACARDPGDRAKIAVLAHDTRTDPIGACIGMRGSRVQAVSNELNGERVDIVLWNDNPANFVINAMAPAEVQSIIVDEEKHSMDLAVAEDRLAQAIGKGGQNVRLASRLTGWQLNVMTAEQVAAKSEAEQAVARQLFMDKLEVDEEIAAILVAEGFNSVEEIAYVPVGELLAVEGFDEDIVEELRARARDALLNEALAAEESDEDGVPAADLLSLPGMDEATAYALAGHGVRTSEDLSDLAADDILEFGIEDLDKDRAAALILAARAEEIARLERGE from the coding sequence ATGAGCAAGGAACTGTTGCTGGTAGTCGACGCGGTGGCCAACGAGAAGGGCGTGCCGCGCGAAGTGATCTTCGACGCGATCGAGGCCGCCTTGGCGTCGGCGGCGAAGAAGCGCTACCCCGACCAGGACGTGCTGACGCGCGTCACCATCGACCACAAGGACGGCACCTACGAGACGTTCCGGCGTTGGGAAGTGGTGGCCGACGATGTGGTGATGGAGTCGCCCGACCGGCAGATCCGCCTGATGGACGCGGTCGACGAGGCCGAGGGCGTGGACGTCGGCGACTACATCGAAGAGCAGATCGAGAATCCGGACTTCGGCCGCATCGCCGCGCAGGCCGCCAAGCAGGTGATCGTGCAGCGCGTGCGCGAGGCCGAGCGCCAGCAGGTGGTGGACGCGTGGAAGGATCGCGTCGGCGAGCTGGTCACCGGCGTGGTCAAGCGCGCCGAGCGCGGCAACATCTACGTGGACCTGGGCGGCAACGCCGAGGCCTTCATTCCCAAGGACAAGGGCATTCCGCGCGACGTGCTGCGCGCCGGCGACCGCGTGCGCGGCTACCTGGCCGAAGTGCGTTCGGAGCCGCGCGGCCCACAGCTGTTCATCAGCCGCGCCGCGCCGGAATTCATGATCGAGCTGTTCAAGCTGGAAGTGCCGGAAGTGGGCCAGGGCCTGGTCGAGATCAAGGCCTGCGCGCGCGACCCGGGCGACCGCGCCAAGATCGCGGTGCTGGCGCACGACACCCGCACCGATCCGATCGGCGCCTGCATCGGCATGCGCGGTTCGCGCGTGCAGGCGGTGTCCAACGAGCTCAACGGCGAGCGCGTGGACATCGTGCTGTGGAACGACAACCCGGCCAACTTCGTCATCAACGCGATGGCGCCGGCCGAGGTGCAGTCGATCATCGTCGACGAAGAGAAGCACTCGATGGACCTGGCGGTGGCGGAAGACCGCCTGGCCCAGGCGATCGGCAAGGGCGGGCAGAACGTGCGCCTGGCCAGCCGCCTGACCGGCTGGCAGCTCAACGTGATGACCGCCGAGCAGGTCGCGGCCAAGTCCGAGGCCGAGCAGGCCGTGGCCCGCCAGCTGTTCATGGACAAGCTGGAAGTGGACGAGGAGATCGCCGCAATCCTGGTCGCCGAGGGCTTCAACTCGGTCGAGGAAATCGCCTACGTGCCGGTCGGCGAGCTGCTGGCGGTGGAAGGCTTCGACGAGGACATCGTCGAGGAACTGCGCGCTCGCGCCCGCGACGCGCTGCTCAACGAGGCGCTGGCCGCCGAGGAGAGCGACGAGGATGGTGTGCCGGCGGCGGACCTGCTGTCGCTGCCGGGCATGGACGAAGCCACCGCCTACGCGCTGGCCGGTCATGGCGTGCGCACCAGCGAGGACCTGTCGGATCTGGCTGCCGACGACATCCTCGAGTTCGGCATCGAGGACCTGGACAAGGACCGCGCCGCGGCCCTGATCCTGGCCGCCCGCGCCGAGGAGATCGCCCGCCTGGAGCGCGGCGAATGA
- the rimP gene encoding ribosome maturation factor RimP: MSDKANEIATLLGPTVDALGLELLGAEYLPAPGGATLRLYIDVPLAEQPERVVNIDDCERVSREVSAQLDVEDPISGNYTLEVSSPGVDRPLFSAEQFSRHQGESAKVVLKLPQQGRRRLQGRIVQADAAAGRITFEVDGAELAVDFDNIDKARILPDWAALGLAPTKPGKGPKPAGKNAKSNKKPSNEPAADEAARGAKE; the protein is encoded by the coding sequence GTGAGCGACAAGGCAAACGAAATCGCGACTCTGCTGGGCCCGACCGTGGACGCGTTGGGCCTGGAACTGCTGGGGGCCGAGTACCTGCCGGCCCCCGGCGGCGCCACGCTGCGCCTGTACATCGACGTGCCGCTGGCCGAGCAGCCCGAGCGCGTGGTCAATATCGACGACTGCGAGCGGGTCAGCCGCGAGGTCTCGGCGCAGCTGGACGTGGAAGACCCGATCAGCGGCAACTACACGCTGGAAGTGTCCTCGCCGGGCGTGGACCGGCCGCTGTTCAGCGCCGAACAGTTTTCCCGCCACCAGGGCGAATCGGCCAAGGTGGTGCTGAAGCTGCCGCAGCAGGGCCGTCGGCGCCTGCAGGGGCGCATCGTGCAGGCCGACGCCGCTGCCGGCCGCATTACCTTCGAGGTCGACGGCGCCGAACTGGCGGTGGACTTCGACAACATCGACAAGGCGCGGATCCTGCCCGACTGGGCGGCGCTGGGCCTGGCGCCGACCAAGCCGGGCAAGGGCCCCAAGCCGGCCGGCAAGAACGCAAAATCCAATAAGAAACCATCCAACGAACCGGCGGCCGACGAGGCTGCGCGCGGAGCGAAAGAATGA
- the pnp gene encoding polyribonucleotide nucleotidyltransferase: MAKITKTFQYGKHTVTLETGEIARQAGGAVIVKMDDTVLLVTAVAAKSAREGQDFFPLTVDYQEKFYAGGRIPGGFFKREGRATEKETLISRLIDRPIRPLFPEDYKNEVQIIATVMSMNPDIDGDIAALIGASAALSLAGTPFKGPIGAAKVGYKNGEYILNPTVSDLKDSQLELVVAGTANAVLMVESEAALLSEEVMLGAVTFGHREMQKVINAINELTVEAGTKPSDWVAPAKNEAMIAALKEAVGDQLAAAFQVRDKLQRRDAIAAIKKDVLAQLAPRATAENWVAADLAKEFGELEYQTMRGSVLSTKVRIDGRALDTVRPISVKAGVLPRTHGSALFTRGETQAIVVTTLGTARDGQVIDAVSGEYKENFLFHYNFPPYSVGECGRFGAPKRREIGHGRLAKRGVLAVMPTMEEFPYTIRVVSEITESNGSSSMASVCGSSLALMDAGVPVKAPVAGIAMGLVKEGDDFVVLSDILGDEDHLGDMDFKVAGTADGVSALQMDIKIEGITEEIMKQALAQAKAGRLHILGEMASALTTPRAELSDYAPRLLTIKIHPDKIREVIGKGGSTIQAITKETGTQIDIQDDGTIVIASVNAIAAQAAKSRIEQITSDVEPGRIYEGKVAKIMDFGAFVTILPGKDGLVHVSQISSERVEKVGDKLKEGDVVKVKVLEVDKQGRIRLSMKAVEEGEGASAE; encoded by the coding sequence GTGGCAAAAATCACCAAAACCTTCCAGTACGGCAAGCACACCGTCACCCTCGAAACCGGCGAGATCGCCCGCCAGGCCGGCGGCGCCGTCATCGTCAAGATGGACGACACCGTACTGCTGGTCACCGCCGTCGCCGCCAAGAGCGCGCGCGAAGGTCAGGACTTCTTCCCGCTGACGGTCGACTATCAGGAGAAGTTCTACGCCGGCGGCCGCATCCCCGGCGGCTTCTTCAAGCGCGAGGGCCGTGCGACCGAGAAGGAGACGCTGATTTCGCGTCTGATCGACCGTCCGATCCGTCCGCTGTTCCCGGAGGATTACAAGAACGAAGTGCAGATCATCGCCACGGTGATGTCGATGAACCCGGACATCGACGGCGACATCGCCGCGCTGATCGGCGCCTCGGCCGCGCTGTCGCTGGCCGGCACCCCGTTCAAGGGCCCGATCGGCGCCGCCAAGGTCGGCTACAAGAACGGCGAGTACATCCTCAACCCGACCGTGTCGGACCTGAAGGACTCGCAGCTGGAGCTGGTCGTCGCCGGTACCGCCAACGCCGTGCTGATGGTCGAGTCCGAAGCCGCGCTGCTGTCCGAAGAAGTGATGCTGGGCGCGGTCACCTTCGGCCACCGCGAGATGCAGAAGGTCATCAACGCGATCAACGAGCTGACCGTCGAAGCCGGCACCAAGCCGTCCGACTGGGTCGCCCCGGCCAAGAACGAAGCCATGATCGCCGCGCTCAAGGAAGCCGTCGGCGATCAGCTGGCCGCCGCGTTCCAGGTGCGCGACAAGCTGCAGCGCCGCGACGCCATCGCCGCGATCAAGAAGGACGTGCTGGCGCAGCTGGCGCCGCGCGCCACCGCCGAGAACTGGGTCGCCGCCGACCTGGCCAAGGAATTCGGCGAGCTGGAATACCAGACCATGCGCGGTTCGGTGCTGAGCACCAAGGTGCGCATCGACGGCCGTGCGCTGGACACCGTGCGCCCGATCAGCGTGAAGGCCGGCGTGCTGCCGCGCACCCACGGCTCGGCGCTGTTCACCCGCGGCGAGACCCAGGCGATCGTGGTCACCACGCTGGGCACCGCCCGCGACGGTCAGGTGATCGACGCGGTCTCCGGCGAGTACAAGGAAAACTTCCTGTTCCACTACAACTTCCCTCCGTACTCGGTGGGCGAGTGCGGCCGCTTCGGCGCGCCCAAGCGTCGCGAGATCGGCCACGGCCGCCTCGCCAAGCGCGGCGTGCTGGCGGTGATGCCGACGATGGAAGAATTCCCGTACACCATCCGCGTGGTCTCGGAAATCACCGAATCCAACGGTTCCTCGTCGATGGCCTCGGTGTGCGGCAGCTCGCTGGCGCTGATGGACGCCGGCGTGCCGGTGAAGGCGCCGGTGGCCGGTATCGCCATGGGCCTGGTGAAGGAAGGCGACGACTTCGTGGTGCTGTCGGACATCCTGGGCGATGAAGATCACCTGGGCGACATGGACTTCAAGGTCGCCGGTACCGCCGACGGCGTGTCCGCGCTGCAGATGGACATCAAGATCGAAGGCATCACCGAGGAGATCATGAAGCAGGCCCTGGCCCAGGCCAAGGCCGGCCGCCTGCACATCCTCGGCGAGATGGCCAGCGCGCTGACCACCCCGCGTGCGGAGCTGAGCGACTACGCGCCGCGCCTGCTGACGATCAAGATCCACCCGGACAAGATCCGCGAAGTGATCGGCAAGGGCGGTTCGACCATCCAGGCGATCACCAAGGAAACCGGCACCCAGATCGACATCCAGGACGACGGCACCATCGTCATCGCCTCGGTCAACGCGATCGCCGCGCAGGCCGCCAAGTCGCGCATCGAGCAGATCACCTCGGACGTCGAGCCGGGCCGCATCTACGAAGGCAAGGTCGCCAAGATCATGGACTTCGGCGCGTTCGTGACCATCCTGCCGGGCAAGGACGGCCTGGTGCACGTCTCGCAGATCTCCAGCGAGCGCGTGGAGAAGGTCGGCGACAAGCTGAAGGAAGGCGACGTGGTCAAGGTCAAGGTGTTGGAAGTGGACAAGCAGGGCCGCATCCGCCTGTCGATGAAGGCCGTGGAAGAAGGCGAGGGCGCGTCGGCCGAATAA
- the rpsO gene encoding 30S ribosomal protein S15 — translation MSIDTQKVIEENKRGAADTGSPEVQVALLTARIELLTGHFKTHKKDHHSRRGLLQMVNRRRSLLDYLKKKDGERYKALIEKLGLRR, via the coding sequence ATGTCCATCGACACCCAGAAAGTCATCGAAGAAAACAAGCGCGGCGCCGCCGACACCGGTTCGCCGGAAGTCCAGGTCGCCCTGCTGACCGCCCGCATCGAACTGCTGACCGGTCACTTCAAGACCCACAAGAAGGACCACCACAGCCGCCGCGGCCTGCTGCAGATGGTCAACCGCCGCCGCAGCCTGCTCGACTATCTGAAGAAGAAGGATGGCGAGCGCTACAAGGCGCTGATCGAGAAGCTCGGCCTGCGTCGCTGA
- the nuoN gene encoding NADH-quinone oxidoreductase subunit NuoN translates to MTTPALLPLTTVDLPPLLPELVLTAGAFFLLMLDLFISERNKVWTHIVSVAILVAVFAMLVAGVGGQGEVFHGMFVRDAAADVMKTVIVGLSALTLIYGWSYLRERKLYQGEIPVLVLFATVGMMILVSAGSLLMVYLGLELLALCSYALVASSRDNGMATEAAMKYIVLGSLASGLLLYGMSLIYGATGTLSLAGIHEAIGSGREHTLLLTGTVFMIAGVAFKLGAAPFHMWLPDVYQGAPAPVALFISSASKLAAFGMAYRLLEVGVGPLAPQWHWVIGGLAALSLVVGNLMAVAQSNLKRMLAYSTVSHIGFLLLGVAGGGERGYAAALFYAICYAVMSTASFGAIIALSRKGFEAENIDDFKGLNARNPWMALLVLCIMASLAGVPPFLGFWAKLAVLGAVVAVPDQNLWWTGLAVLSVLCAVIGAFYYLRVIKVMYFDEPVGAPLPANDDRVLGVVLGVNALGLLAFGLAWSPLMAWCQRAFAHLA, encoded by the coding sequence ATGACCACCCCTGCGCTGCTGCCTCTGACCACCGTCGACCTGCCGCCCCTGCTGCCCGAGCTGGTGCTGACGGCCGGTGCCTTCTTCCTGCTGATGCTCGATCTGTTCATCAGCGAGCGCAACAAGGTCTGGACCCACATCGTCTCGGTGGCGATCCTGGTCGCGGTGTTCGCGATGCTGGTGGCCGGCGTGGGCGGGCAGGGCGAGGTGTTCCACGGCATGTTCGTGCGCGATGCCGCCGCCGACGTGATGAAGACGGTGATCGTCGGCCTCAGCGCGCTGACCCTGATCTACGGCTGGAGCTACCTGCGCGAGCGCAAGCTGTACCAGGGCGAGATCCCGGTGCTGGTGCTGTTCGCCACCGTCGGCATGATGATCCTGGTCTCGGCCGGCAGCCTGCTGATGGTGTACCTGGGCCTGGAACTGCTGGCGCTGTGCTCCTACGCGCTGGTCGCCTCCAGCCGCGACAACGGCATGGCCACCGAAGCGGCGATGAAGTACATCGTGCTCGGTTCGCTGGCGTCCGGCCTGCTGCTGTACGGCATGTCGCTGATCTACGGCGCCACCGGCACGCTGAGCCTGGCCGGCATCCACGAGGCGATCGGCAGCGGCCGCGAGCACACCCTGCTGCTCACCGGCACCGTGTTCATGATCGCCGGCGTCGCCTTCAAGCTCGGCGCCGCGCCGTTCCACATGTGGCTGCCGGACGTCTACCAGGGCGCCCCGGCGCCGGTCGCGCTGTTCATCAGCTCGGCCTCCAAGCTGGCCGCGTTCGGCATGGCCTACCGCCTGCTGGAAGTGGGCGTGGGTCCGCTGGCGCCGCAGTGGCACTGGGTGATCGGCGGCCTGGCGGCGCTGTCTCTGGTGGTCGGCAACCTGATGGCGGTGGCGCAGAGCAACCTCAAGCGCATGCTGGCGTACTCCACGGTCTCGCACATCGGCTTCCTGCTGCTGGGCGTGGCCGGCGGCGGCGAGCGCGGCTACGCGGCGGCGCTGTTCTACGCGATTTGCTACGCGGTGATGTCCACCGCCTCGTTCGGCGCGATCATCGCGTTGTCGCGCAAGGGCTTCGAGGCCGAGAACATCGACGACTTCAAGGGCCTGAACGCGCGCAACCCGTGGATGGCGCTGCTGGTGCTGTGCATCATGGCCTCGCTGGCCGGCGTGCCGCCGTTCCTGGGCTTCTGGGCCAAGCTGGCGGTGCTGGGCGCGGTGGTCGCGGTGCCCGACCAGAACCTGTGGTGGACCGGCCTGGCGGTGCTGTCGGTGCTGTGCGCGGTGATCGGCGCCTTCTATTACCTGCGCGTGATCAAGGTGATGTATTTCGACGAGCCGGTCGGCGCGCCGCTGCCGGCCAACGACGACCGCGTGCTGGGCGTGGTGCTGGGCGTCAATGCGCTGGGCCTGCTGGCCTTCGGCCTGGCCTGGAGCCCGCTGATGGCGTGGTGCCAGCGCGCCTTCGCGCACCTGGCCTGA
- the truB gene encoding tRNA pseudouridine(55) synthase TruB, with translation MPVFGPRLPRIVFRRLDGIVLLDKPIGMSSNAALQAARRLFRAEKGGHTGSLDPLATGLLPLCFGEATKLAGLLLGSAKAYEAEVVLGVTTDSDDAEGAVLRTRPVPPLDAATLEAALAPLRGRIRQRAPIYSALKQGGEPLYVKARRGEAIEAPEREVEVHAIDVLAHAGERLRLHVACGSGTYIRSLARDLGEALGCGAHIAALRRLWVEPFRTPQMVTLERLQHLAAHDPAALEALVLPLAAGLADFPPVRLEHAAAQRFRMGQRLRDPAWPPGLVAVFDADGVALGLGQVDASGLLAPQRMFNL, from the coding sequence ATGCCCGTCTTCGGCCCGCGCCTGCCCCGTATCGTTTTCCGCCGCCTCGATGGCATCGTGCTGCTCGACAAGCCGATCGGCATGAGTTCCAACGCGGCGCTGCAGGCGGCGCGGCGGCTGTTCCGTGCGGAGAAGGGCGGCCACACCGGCAGCCTGGATCCGCTCGCCACCGGGCTGCTGCCGCTGTGCTTCGGCGAGGCGACCAAGCTGGCCGGGCTGCTGCTCGGCTCGGCCAAGGCCTACGAAGCGGAGGTCGTGCTCGGTGTCACCACCGACAGCGATGACGCCGAGGGCGCGGTGCTGCGGACCCGGCCGGTGCCGCCGCTGGACGCGGCGACGCTGGAGGCGGCGCTGGCGCCGCTGCGCGGGCGTATCCGCCAGCGCGCGCCGATCTACTCCGCGCTCAAGCAGGGCGGCGAGCCGCTGTACGTCAAGGCGCGCCGCGGCGAGGCGATCGAGGCGCCGGAGCGCGAGGTCGAGGTGCATGCGATCGACGTGCTGGCCCATGCCGGCGAGCGCCTGCGCCTGCACGTGGCCTGCGGGTCCGGCACCTACATCCGCAGCCTGGCCCGCGACCTGGGCGAGGCGCTGGGCTGTGGCGCGCACATCGCCGCGCTGCGGCGGCTGTGGGTGGAGCCGTTCCGGACGCCGCAGATGGTCACCCTGGAGCGATTGCAGCACCTGGCCGCGCACGATCCGGCGGCGCTGGAGGCGCTGGTGCTGCCGCTGGCCGCGGGCCTGGCCGATTTTCCGCCGGTGCGCTTGGAGCATGCTGCGGCGCAGCGTTTTCGCATGGGCCAGCGCCTGCGCGATCCGGCCTGGCCGCCCGGCCTGGTCGCGGTGTTCGACGCCGACGGCGTCGCGCTGGGCCTGGGCCAGGTCGATGCCAGCGGGCTGCTGGCGCCGCAGCGCATGTTCAATCTGTGA
- the rbfA gene encoding 30S ribosome-binding factor RbfA encodes MPTKSFHRTDRVSAQIRRDLGTIVHAAVRDHGLPSVSVSDVEVTRDLAHAKVFVTALMQERSAEAVKGLKELAPQLRSELARAMKLRHVPELHFHYDDSVDRGERIDNLLRDMPELQQEQDADGHAVDDGDAAPRKD; translated from the coding sequence ATGCCGACCAAATCCTTTCACCGTACCGATCGTGTGTCCGCGCAGATCCGGCGCGACCTCGGCACGATCGTGCATGCGGCCGTACGCGATCACGGCCTGCCGTCGGTCAGCGTGTCCGACGTCGAAGTCACCCGCGATCTGGCCCATGCCAAGGTGTTCGTCACCGCGCTGATGCAGGAACGCTCGGCCGAGGCGGTCAAGGGCCTGAAGGAGCTGGCGCCGCAACTGCGCAGCGAACTGGCGCGGGCGATGAAGCTGCGCCATGTGCCCGAACTGCATTTCCACTACGACGATTCGGTCGATCGCGGCGAGCGCATCGACAACCTGCTGCGCGACATGCCGGAACTGCAGCAGGAGCAGGACGCCGACGGTCATGCCGTCGACGACGGTGACGCGGCGCCGCGCAAGGACTGA